A genomic stretch from Candidatus Manganitrophaceae bacterium includes:
- a CDS encoding thiol peroxidase, with translation MAKITLKGNPIETAGDLPSVGTAAPAFTLVKNDLSEVSLSDFSGKKVVLNIFPSIDTPVCSASVKRFNEEASKLAGTVVLCISADLPFALARFCGAEGLKDVTPLSVFRSPDFGKNYGALITTGPLAGVLSRAIVIVDGSGKVTYTEQVPEITQEPNFDAAFAVLA, from the coding sequence ATGGCAAAAATTACCCTGAAAGGAAATCCAATTGAAACGGCCGGTGATTTGCCGAGTGTGGGAACGGCGGCTCCGGCTTTCACCCTGGTGAAGAACGATTTGTCCGAAGTAAGCCTGAGCGATTTTTCAGGCAAGAAAGTCGTGCTGAATATTTTTCCCAGCATTGACACGCCCGTGTGTTCTGCCTCGGTTAAGCGTTTTAATGAGGAAGCCTCGAAACTTGCAGGTACGGTGGTGCTTTGCATTTCTGCCGACCTTCCTTTTGCTCTGGCGCGATTTTGCGGCGCGGAAGGCTTGAAGGATGTGACCCCGCTGTCGGTGTTTCGTTCCCCTGATTTTGGAAAAAACTATGGTGCCCTTATTACGACCGGACCGCTTGCCGGTGTCCTTTCAAGGGCAATTGTGATTGTCGACGGCTCGGGTAAGGTGACCTACACTGAACAGGTACCCGAGATTACGCAAGAGCCCAACTTTGACGCCGCCTTCGCGGTGCTTGCCTAA
- a CDS encoding alpha/beta hydrolase, with translation MEKKIELELTPGERTALTLAEPENLTKHLVILCHGFMSSMESSTNLALTEKLLSKGIATCRFDFFGHNKSSGEFQEMTLTRCLAQAEGILRWSTQQGYRKHSLVGSSFGGLIAILLAARHPDLCALALKCPVSDYPKIWQSRLGEGGMKHWQKSGVLSFATFDGKARLEYSFYEDLLKVDTYRDAALIRSPTLIVHGDADVDVPVDQSNHLFERLQAEKEIEIIPGAGHDFYKPDDFERMIARISDWLIKK, from the coding sequence TTGGAAAAGAAGATCGAACTCGAACTCACCCCCGGAGAACGTACTGCCCTTACCCTCGCCGAACCGGAAAATCTGACGAAACATCTCGTGATTCTTTGTCACGGTTTCATGTCGAGCATGGAGAGCAGCACCAACCTCGCCCTGACGGAGAAGCTCCTCTCAAAGGGGATTGCAACCTGTCGCTTTGACTTCTTCGGCCACAATAAAAGCTCTGGTGAATTTCAGGAGATGACCTTGACCCGCTGCCTTGCCCAGGCAGAAGGAATCCTCCGTTGGTCTACGCAACAGGGATACCGCAAGCACAGCTTGGTCGGCTCCAGTTTCGGGGGCCTCATCGCCATCCTCCTGGCCGCACGCCATCCTGACTTATGCGCGCTTGCCTTGAAATGCCCTGTCTCCGATTATCCGAAAATCTGGCAATCCCGACTCGGAGAAGGGGGGATGAAACATTGGCAGAAAAGTGGCGTCCTCTCCTTTGCCACGTTTGATGGGAAGGCCCGCCTTGAATATTCGTTCTATGAAGATCTCTTGAAGGTTGACACCTACCGCGATGCCGCCTTGATTCGGAGTCCGACCCTGATTGTCCATGGGGATGCCGATGTAGATGTTCCAGTGGACCAGAGCAATCATCTCTTTGAGCGGCTTCAGGCAGAGAAGGAGATAGAAATCATTCCGGGTGCCGGCCATGACTTCTACAAACCGGATGATTTTGAGCGCATGATCGCGAGAATCTCCGATTGGTTGATCAAGAAGTGA
- the galE gene encoding UDP-glucose 4-epimerase GalE, protein MRILVTGGAGYIGSHTCIALLSAGYKVIVVDNLCNSREESLKRVQALTGKKLLFHKVDILDKVSLDAVFKASSIDAVIHFAGLKAVGESVAIPLRYYRNNVAGTLSLCEVMEKYQVKNIVFSSSATVYGDPEEVPIQEDFPLSPTNPYGRSKRMIEEILQDLQCSDESWNVALLRYFNPVGADPSGRIGENPNGIPNNLLPFISQVAVGKLARLSIFGNDYPTVDGTGVRDYIHVVDLAAGHLKALEKLKSNPGTVIYNLGTGRGYSVLEVIAAFEKASGKKISYQVVARRPGDIAQCFADPAIARRELNWSADMGLDEMCADVWRWQSRNPEGFEHTSSA, encoded by the coding sequence ATGAGAATATTGGTGACCGGAGGGGCAGGGTATATCGGAAGTCATACATGCATTGCCCTGTTAAGCGCAGGATATAAAGTGATTGTTGTTGATAATTTGTGTAATAGCAGGGAAGAATCTTTAAAAAGAGTTCAGGCCCTTACGGGGAAAAAGCTTCTGTTTCACAAGGTGGACATTCTCGATAAAGTAAGTCTAGACGCTGTATTCAAAGCGTCTTCGATAGACGCTGTGATCCACTTTGCGGGACTGAAGGCCGTTGGAGAATCTGTTGCGATCCCATTACGCTACTATCGGAATAACGTAGCGGGAACACTCTCTTTATGTGAAGTCATGGAAAAATATCAGGTCAAGAATATTGTCTTCAGCTCTTCTGCCACGGTCTATGGCGATCCCGAAGAAGTTCCCATTCAAGAAGACTTTCCCCTTTCTCCGACAAACCCTTATGGTCGTTCTAAGCGCATGATTGAAGAAATCCTTCAAGACCTTCAATGTTCAGACGAAAGTTGGAATGTTGCTCTGTTACGCTACTTTAATCCCGTCGGCGCAGATCCGAGCGGGCGAATCGGGGAAAACCCGAATGGCATCCCGAATAATCTTTTGCCATTCATTTCTCAGGTTGCCGTCGGTAAACTTGCCCGGCTTTCCATTTTTGGAAATGATTACCCAACAGTTGATGGAACTGGCGTCAGGGATTATATTCATGTCGTCGACCTGGCAGCAGGTCACTTGAAGGCCCTGGAAAAACTAAAATCAAATCCCGGTACCGTCATCTACAACCTAGGAACAGGGCGAGGCTACAGTGTCCTGGAGGTGATTGCGGCATTCGAGAAGGCCTCAGGTAAAAAAATATCTTATCAGGTTGTGGCCCGCCGCCCGGGTGATATCGCCCAGTGTTTTGCCGATCCTGCGATCGCAAGAAGAGAACTCAATTGGTCGGCCGATATGGGCCTTGATGAAATGTGTGCCGATGTCTGGCGCTGGCAATCCCGAAACCCTGAGGGTTTTGAACACACATCGAGTGCGTAA
- a CDS encoding aldo/keto reductase has protein sequence MNRRQLGRSGISVNPIGLGGMPMSIQGRPESAQSIKVICLALDNGIDFIDTADVYCLDDDDIGHNERLIAKAIREWKGGTPVWVATKGGMARSKGEWTTHGEPQHLKKACEASLKALGTDCIDLYQLHVPDDHLPFSDSVGALSELKQEGKIRHVGLSNVSVAQIKEARGIVEIVSVQNKCNLYAREDLEEGVVDYCEKEGIAFLPYSPVGGFRKHKRTGQDPLLQEIADRNNMSPYQVALIWLLAKSPVMIPIPGASRPESARSSAGAMKCALSPEDITQIDRMRI, from the coding sequence ATGAACCGTCGCCAACTCGGCCGCTCCGGTATTTCCGTTAATCCCATTGGTTTGGGCGGCATGCCGATGTCGATTCAGGGACGTCCGGAATCGGCCCAATCCATTAAAGTCATTTGCTTGGCTTTAGACAATGGCATCGACTTCATCGATACGGCCGATGTCTATTGTTTGGACGATGACGACATCGGGCATAACGAACGGCTTATCGCCAAGGCGATAAGGGAATGGAAAGGCGGCACCCCGGTATGGGTCGCGACAAAAGGAGGGATGGCGCGGTCCAAGGGGGAATGGACAACCCATGGCGAGCCCCAACATTTAAAGAAGGCCTGCGAGGCCAGCTTAAAAGCCTTGGGCACCGATTGCATTGATCTCTACCAGCTACATGTCCCCGACGATCATCTCCCCTTCTCCGACAGCGTTGGAGCATTGAGCGAACTCAAACAGGAGGGGAAGATCCGTCATGTCGGCTTGTCAAACGTATCCGTCGCGCAAATCAAAGAGGCCCGAGGGATTGTCGAGATTGTCAGCGTTCAAAACAAATGCAATCTGTACGCCCGGGAAGACCTTGAAGAGGGGGTCGTGGACTATTGCGAAAAAGAAGGCATCGCCTTTCTTCCCTACAGTCCCGTCGGCGGCTTCCGAAAGCACAAACGGACAGGGCAAGACCCACTGCTTCAGGAAATCGCCGATCGCAACAATATGAGTCCTTATCAGGTCGCCCTGATTTGGCTCTTGGCCAAATCACCGGTGATGATCCCCATTCCCGGTGCCAGCCGCCCTGAAAGCGCCCGCAGCAGTGCGGGTGCAATGAAATGCGCACTCTCGCCTGAGGACATCACCCAAATCGACAGAATGAGAATATAG
- a CDS encoding FHA domain-containing protein, which produces MLLFPTVNHQLKKSPNTVPLILPGRTLGLDKEETTASEGNTPCLIVISGKNLGNKILLNRQTMRVGRASAAHISLNEGTVSKKHAEFHTKNKQTIVKDLQSKNGLYVNEVKVVGSILKDGDLIRIGTTVFKFLELDTVERSD; this is translated from the coding sequence ATGTTGTTATTTCCAACTGTCAATCATCAACTGAAGAAATCTCCGAACACGGTCCCACTCATTTTGCCAGGAAGAACTCTAGGGTTGGATAAAGAAGAGACAACAGCCTCAGAGGGAAACACCCCTTGTCTCATCGTTATTTCGGGAAAAAACCTCGGAAATAAGATCCTCTTGAATAGACAAACGATGCGGGTTGGCCGAGCGTCAGCCGCCCACATCTCCCTGAATGAAGGAACCGTCTCAAAGAAACATGCCGAGTTCCACACAAAGAATAAACAGACCATCGTGAAAGACCTTCAGAGCAAAAATGGCCTTTACGTCAATGAGGTCAAAGTCGTCGGTTCAATCCTTAAGGATGGAGATCTCATTCGGATCGGCACAACTGTTTTTAAGTTTTTGGAGCTGGATACGGTGGAGAGGTCAGACTGA